The proteins below come from a single Esox lucius isolate fEsoLuc1 chromosome 7, fEsoLuc1.pri, whole genome shotgun sequence genomic window:
- the rab38b gene encoding ras-related protein Rab-38 yields the protein MTNHRLPPTATAGMQHPGKEHLYKVLVIGDLGVGKTSIIKRYVHQSYSTNYRATIGVDFALKVLNWDSETVRLQLWDIAGQERFGNMTRVYYREAMGAFIVFDVTRPTTFEAITKWKEDLDSKLMLTNGQSIATVLLANKCDQGREVLTNNNIKMDQFCKDNGFVGWFETSAKDNTNINEAANFLVKHIMATENDILKSVVPDTISPQLDDSQPGTCSACFKP from the exons ATGACCAACCACCGCCTTCCCCCGACGGCTACCGCCGGGATGCAGCACCCCGGGAAGGAGCACCTGTACAAG GTGTTAGTGATTGGAGACCTGGGTGTGGGCAAGACCTCCATTATTAAGCGGTACGTTCACCAGAGTTACTCCACCAACTATCGCGCCACCATCGGCGTGGATTTCGCCCTGAAGGTTCTCAACTGGGACTCAGAGACCGTCCGGCTACAGCTCTGGGACATCGCTG GCCAGGAGCGTTTCGGGAACATGACCCGTGTATATTATCGAGAGGCCATGGGAGCATTCATCGTGTTTGACGTGACGCGGCCAACCACCTTTGAGGCCATCACCAAGTGGAAGGAAGACCTGGACTCTAAACTCATGCTAACCAATGGACAG AGCATTGCCACGGTCCTCTTGGCTAATAAGTGTGACCAGGGACGGGAGGTACTgaccaacaacaacatcaaaatGGATCAGTTCTGTAAAGACAATGGCTTTGTGGGATGGTTCGAGACTTCAGCCAAg GACAACACCAACATCAACGAAGCTGCCAACTTCCTGGTGAAACACATCATGGCAACAGAGAACGACATCCTGAAGTCGGTGGTCCCAGACACAATCTCCCCTCAGCTGGATGACTCTCAGCCTGGGACCTGCTCAGCCTGCTTCAAACCCTAG